The following DNA comes from Gemmatimonas sp..
ATGCCGCGACGTGATCTCGGAAAAGACCGACCGGAAGTCGGTGGTGAGAGCCAGGTCGCGTCCTTCGTACAACTGCTCACGCGCCAGTCCGGGCCAGCGTCCGTGCACCGTGCCGCTCCTCACGCGGCCGCCGATCACGAACATCGCGCCCGCGTGTCCATGATCGGTGCCTCCCGTGCCGTTCTGCCGCACCGTGCGGCCGAACTCCGAACAGGTGAGAATCACCACGTCGTCCATGCGGTCGCCCAGGTCGGTCACCAGCGCGCCCACCGCATCGCTGAAGTCGCGCAGGCGATTCGCCAGCTGTCCCTGGGCGGCCCCCTGGTTCACGTGCGTATCCCATCCGCCCACATCGGCGAACGCCACTTCCAGCCCCACGCCGGCCTTGATCAGCTGCGCGATCTGCAGCAGACGCTGGCCGAACGGTGAGCGCGGATACACGGCGCCAGGCGCCGGACGGTACTGCTGGGGGTTCGCCGCGCGCAGCACCTTGAGCGCCTCGAACATGTCGCGCCCACTGCCGTGGACGACATCGCTGCGTCCGGTGCGGTAGAGCGCCTCGAGCCGCTGCTCGGCGTCACCCCCGTTGGCACGAATCGAGAACTCCTCGATCGCATTCATGGCCACCACCGCCGATGCCCCCTCGAGCATGCGGGGCGTCTGCGCCGACATCGCCACCGCGCGAAACGGCGACCCACCGGCAGGGGCGCCCGTCGGTGCACACGACTCGCAGGTGCCCTTCACCGCGAGATAGCGGTTCAGCCAGCCGTCGGGCGTCCCCTTGCGATCGGGGGTGCCGGTCTCCATGTAGTCCTGCGCGTCGAAGTGCGATCGGGTGGCACTGGGGCTGCCCACGGCGTGAATGGGCGCCAGCAGCCCGCGCTCCCAGAGCGGCTTGAAGCTGGCCATCGCCGGGTGTAACCCGAAGAAGCCGTCGAGATCGATGGCGCCCAGCGCGCCATTGCCGCGCGCCGGGGATCCGATCGCCAGCTGAGGCCGGGCGCTGTAGTAGCCCGGGTCTCCGAATGGGACGAGCACATTGAGGGCGTCGGCGGCCCCGCGCTGGAAGAGCACGATCAAGGTCTTGCCCGTATCGCGAGCGGGCAGGGCCATGGCGGCCGCGGTGCGTCGCAGGAAGCTCGGCGACAGTCCCAGCGTCAGCAGCGAGAGCGCGCCACCCTTGAGAAATACGCGTCGGTTCATCGACCGGTCTCGGGAGAAGGTCAGCGCCGCTGGAATTCCGGCGCGCCAAGGGCCAGCCCAACGATCTGGGCCAGTCCGGTGGGCGTGCTGGCGGAGCCGGCAAGGTTGCCGCGCCGCCGTGGGCGCATGGCGGGCGTCATGGGGTCTGGTGCGTCGGTGCTGTCGGCACCGTCGAGCGCCATCAGCGCGTCGGCGCCGCCGCGCGCGGCAAGAAACGGGTTGCGCCCCAAAATGAGGACCGCGCGCGTGTCGCTCGATACCGCTCCGCCGAGCAGGGCGCGAATGACGCCGTCCACCTGTGCGGGGCGATCGAGCGTGCGCAGCGAGTCATACAACGGCCACTGGGCGAGCCGCACGCCGGGCACCCGATCGCCTGCCACCGTCAGGCCGAAGTTGATCCGGTTGAGGATGGCACCCGTGTTCATCCACGCCTCACCGGTCTCCGGATACCCATTCGGCGCCTGATGGCCGAACAAGGGCTGCCCCAGGCGACTCACCAGCTGCGCGGTGCGCGCCGTGACATCGGGCGCCGCGTCGAGGGCGCGCAGCGCACTGACCACCAGCTCGAACGGCGACTTCACCTTGGCGCGATAGGCGTCGGCACTGAAGAACTCCGGGCTCGTGACGATCGTGCGCACCGTCTCCCGGATGTTTCCCCGCGACAGCCGAAAGCGCTCCGCCGCCCGGGCCACCAGGGCCGGCGGCGGCGAGTCGCTCACGAATCGCTGCACCAGCTTGCGCGCAATGAACTCGGCGGTGCGGGGGTGATACGCCAGCAGATCCAGGACCGCTTCGCCCTCCTCCTGACCGCGGCCGGCCGGGAAGCGGACGCCCAGAATGGTCTTGGCGCCAGCATCATGCGCCTGCGGGCGAAAGACGAATCCTCCCCCCTGCGCCCCACGCTCGAGCGTCCACCCGGTCAGGGCGCGCGCCACCTCCACCACATCCTGCTGGGTATACCCGCCGTCCACCCCCAGCGTATGCAGCTCCATCAACTCGCGCGCGTAGTTCTCGTTCAGTCCACGCCGCCGTCGCTGCAGCGCCTCCACCCGCGCCATCTGCTCGGATGTCGCCCCACGCGGCTGAACGGCGCGGCGCACGGCCTGCGCCCGGCGCGCCGCGCGCTGCGGGGGAATTGGCTGGAGCACCGGCCGGCCACTGTCGGCGACGCTCTGCCAGTTGTCCAGGTAGTACAGCATGGCCGGACTCTTCGCGACGGCCCCGAGCAGTGCCCGGAAATCCCCCATGGCATGCTGCCGAACCGTGCGGTCGAAATCGTTGAGGAAGTACCGCGTCCTATCCTTGCCGGCAAACACATTGAAATGGTTCTCCCAGAAGTCGACGAGCACCTCCTCCAGCTGCCGTTCGGTGAGCACGGCGCGCGCCACCCGGCTCGAAGCCAGTTCGCCGAGGGCCTGCCCCGACTGCCGCGCCTGCTGGCGCAACCGTTGCGAGTCGACGGCCGTCAGGGGGCCGTCACCCCGGCGCACCGCCGCGGCCAGGGCTACAGCCGGCGGCGGAAACTCAGCCAGCAGCCGATCCGCCGAATACGCCAGCGTGCGATACCGACGCAGCAGCGAATCGGTGGCGTGATCGGCAAGGCGCTCCGGCTGCAGCTGCTGCGCGATCCAGCGGTCCACCCCCAGGCGGCGTACCGCGTCCACATCCTCCGGCCGTGCCCCGAACGCCAACCGGTTGAGTACGTGCTGGACCTGCTGGTCGACCGTCTGTTCCCGCAGGGCGCTGGGGGGTGGCGCGGTTTCGGCTGCCGGCCCGCTCGCACGGCGGTGGCCCATCCCGCCGGCACATGCCGCAAACGCGCATGCCGCAAACGCGCACGCCGTCACGGCGACGCCGGCGGCCCTTCGGCTGCCCCGCCAGCCTGTGCCTCTGGTGCGTCCCTGCCCCATGCGAACTCCCGGAAGTAGTCGTTCGTTTGGACGCTGCGCGGGCGTTCCCGTTAAGCAAACGTCGACACCCTCCCGTGATGTATCTTTCCCGCATGGCCTCCACCGCTACGTCGAGTCGTTTCGAGCGCTTGCTCGACGCGGCGTTCGCCACCGGCACCCTCACCGCAATCGCCACCGGCGGCGCCTTGCTGGGACTCGGCTGGCGTGAAGGCGAAGTGGGACGCGTCTTTCGACTGGCCGGACGCGGGCTGCTCGAGCGCCTGGGGGTCACGTCCTCGGCGGCGCCACTCACGTCGGTCGCGCTTGGCTACCTCCACCACCTGGTGATCGCCACGAGTTGGGGGGTCGCGCTGGCGCTGCTGGTCCTGCCGCTGCGCGGCATCGTACGCCCGCTGGCGGCACTTCTGGCCGCGGCGGTGTACGTCACCCTGGCAGCCGCCATGCTGCCGGCCCCACTGCGCATCGGGTATGCGGTGACGGCCAGCATACCGGGCGCTGTTCCCATTGGAGCGGCGTTGGCGTTGGCGCTGCTCGGGGGCTGTTGGCTCTACGCCACCGACGAAGAGCGCTGACCGATCTCGGCCGCCGTGCGGCGGGATCGTGACGCAGTCGCGACGTGGGCGGTGGGCTGCTCGCCATGGGCACTTCGTACGCTTCCACAACGTTGCACAGCATCGGGTGGGACGTCATTCCCACGTGGACGGCGCACGCCGGCGGCCGACCACCCGATCCTTCACTCACCCTTACTCAGGAGGCAACCCATGGACGTCCTCGTTCGACTCGAGGCGCGTCCGAGCGATTCGCCGGTACTCGCGCACGTGAATTCGATTCCCGTGCTTCCGTTCGGAACTCGCTCGCGGCGTGAAGTCGTCACGCTGTACGGACAGGCCGATGCGCAGGCGCTGGCGCTGGCGCTGGCCGCGACATTTGAGAGCGAGCGCACGGAAGCGGCGGCGTCGGGTGTGGTGCGACACCTCGGTGTCTGGCCGGACCGCGGGGCAGTGGGCGACTCGGCGTGGCGCGATGGCGCGACGGGCCGCCTCATGACGCAGGATCACGACATTCCGCTCCTTACCCTCGAAGCCCGTGCGTCCGAGCTGCTCGGGGCGTGTGGCACGACGTTGCGCCGGGTGGCTGCGGGGCTCGCCATGCCCGACTGGCCGGAAGGCACCGAACGGGCGCTCAGCTTCTCACTCGCCAGCGGGAATGCCGCCAGTGGGGGCGGCCCGCTCGACGATGAAGCCGGCGTGGAGAACTGGCTCGACTCGCTCCGGCAGGCGGACGCCTACTCGTACGATGAAACGGAGGTCGACTGAACCCTGTTCTGTCAGAATCGGTAGCAAGAGGCGGGCGGGTCACTGCGGTGATCCGCCCGCGCTGTTTCTCCGGAGCGCCCCAAGCGCATGTTCCGCACCATCCCGCTGCACGCCACGGACGACGGGCCCTTCGCGGCGCTCGTCTTCAAGACGCTGGCGGAGCCGAGCGCACGATCATTCGGGCCGTCGTCCCGCAGTCGGAGCTGCATCTGTTCGCCACCCAGCTCTTCTCGCTGACGCACGGCTTCGGCTAATCGGGACCGAGCAACCGCCGCCGCCAACGGGTTCGCGAGGCGCTCAGCCACGGGGGCGCCAACACGCCCCCGACTCGATGGCGTCTGCGCCCTACACCTTGTGGTAGGTGATACGCGCAGCCTCGCGACGATCGCTGGCCGCGTAGATCTCGAAGTCGCTGAAGAAGGCCGGCGCCTCCTGCTGCAGCACCCGCAGCGTCAGCACCGCCAGCCGGCGAATCTCGAGCTCGGCGGCTTCGCTCGAGCGCAACTCCAGCATCGTGCGCCACGCGCGGGCATTGCCCGTGACCACGATCTTGGTTTCGGTGCTGTTGGGCAGCACGCCGCGCGCGGCCTCGCGCGCCATCTTGCGGCGATGGACCTTGTCGTCGACCCACGCGTAGCGCGACATCAGCTGCTCCACGAGTCCCACGTAGCTGTCGAGCGCCGAGCCCACCTGCGCCGTCCACGCGTCCTCGAGCGGCGCGTCGCCGATGATGGCCGGCGGCATCACGAACTGCGCATCGCTTTCGTCCACGTAGCGCTGCGACAGCTGCGAGTACGCAAAGCCGGCCCGATGCCGCACCAGCTCGTGCGTGAGTGACCGGCTGATCCCCTCGAGCAGCAGCGAGTAGTTGGCGTGCTCCAGCACGCTCCCATGCCCCTGCTTCTTGATATTCTCGAGGTACTCGCGCGTGTCACGACCGGCCGGATTGCGCTGGCTCATGTAACACAGGCGCCCGGCGTATTCCGCCAGCCGTTCGCCATCGGTGGCCTCGCCGATCCACTGCACGGGCAGATGCCCCGGTTCGCTGAACTGGGGACGCGCGAGCACCGTGACGGTTGGCTCGCGGAGAATGGCGCGGTCGGAGAGCGGCATCGGGAGGGGAGACGAAAGAAGGTCGGCAAACGCGGCCGGGCGCACCCGTTCCAGCGGCGCGGCCCCGAGGTAGTTTAACCGCATGCCTTCGGATCGCCCCAGCTCCCGCTCCGTTCAGCAGGAGATCCAGCAGACCCGCCCCTTCCGGTCACGGACCCAGGAAGCCACCATCGCCCTGCTGCGTACGGCCTCGGTGGTGTCGCGGCGCTACGCCCGCCTGGTGGAGCCGCAGGGGCTGAGTCTGGCGCAGTACAATGTGCTCCGCATTCTCCGGGGGGCGGGGAGCGAAGGGCTGCCCACGCTGGCCATTCGTGATCGCATGATCGACGAAGGCTCCACGGTCACTCGCCTTTTGGACAAGCTGGAGCAGGCGGCGCTGGTCACCCGCGACCGCAGCCGCCCCGATCGGCGGCAGGTGCTCTGCCGCATCACCCCGCACGGCGAGGCGCTGCTGGCTCAGCTCGATCCGGCCATGGATGCCGCCGACACCGAGGTCATGTCGGTCCTTGCCCCGGAGCAGCTCGCCGACTTCATCGAGCTGTTGGCCTCGGTACGGACCGGGGGCGGCTAACCGGCCGTTGGCGCGAGCGCCGTTCCCAACCGGAAACGGCTCCAGTCTCGCGTGCGCTCGATGTCGGCCAGCGCCGCCGCCGCCTCGGCGGGCAGGGCAGGAGCGGCCGGGTCGTGGCGCAGCACCTCGAACGGTACCGCCCCCGGCGTGGCGACCTTGCACCCGGGGTTCAGCACACCACTCGGGTCCGCCGCGTCCTTCACGTGGGCGAATGCGGCGCGCGCCTCCAGCCCCCACACCCGATCCAGCAAGGGCGCCCGCAGGCGGCCGTCGCCGTGCTCCCCGGCCAGCGTCCCGCCCAGCCGCGCCGTGAGATTGCACACGTCCAGCAGTACGGACTCCACCGTCTCCCGCCAGCCGGGACGGGTCGTGTCCACCAGCGGGTTCACATGGGCGTGGGCATCGCCGGCGTGGCCAAAGATCACCCCCATTACCCCGGCCCGATCCAGCAGGTCGCGCACGCCGCGTACATAGGCCGGAAAGTGCGACGGGGGCACACAGCTGTCCTCAATGAACTGCATGCTGCGCAGCTGCGGAGCCAGCTGCGAGAGGATCGGGCTTGCCGCATGCCGCAGTGCCCACAGGCGCTGCTCCGCTTCTGGATCAAGTCCAGCGTGCAGCTCCATGGCGCCACTTGAGCGCCATGATTGCATGAGTGATGACAAATAGCCTCGGCAAGAGTCGGTGGTGTCACCCTCGACCTCGGCAATCAGCACCGCCTCGGCGTTGGTTGGCACCCCGGTCGCGCGGCCGCGCGCCGCCACCGACAGAAAGGTACGGTCCAGTAGCTCACAGGCGGTTACCCCCAGGGCGGCGGCCCGTCCGGCGCACTCCGTGGCCGCTTCGAGCGAACCGAAGGTGGCCAGCACGGTGGCCGTGCTTGTCGCAACCGGCAGCAGCGCGACCTCCACTTCCGTGAAAAAAGCCAGCGTGCCCTCGCTCCCCACGAGCAGGTCCACGAGGTGCCCGCCGGGGGCCAGGGCCGCCGCGACCCCGTACCCCGACGACTCCTTCCGCACACCAGCGTGCACCAGCAGGTCGGCCGGCACGCGGCGGCCGATTTCCTCGAGCGCCCGCACCAGTCGCCGCACCGCGGGCACATGCAGCGGGAGCAACCGATCCCGGTGCACCCACGCGTCCGAGCCATCATCGAACACGCACCGTACCCCCACGATCCACGGACGGGTGGCGCCAAAGCGGAGCGTGCGGGCGCCGGCCGCATTGGTGGCCAGCATGCCCCCAATCGTGCAGAAGGCCCCGCTCGACGGGTCCACCGGAAAACGAAGGCGCTGGGTACGCGCCGCCCGATCGATGACGCCGCGCAAGGCCCCTGTTCCGGCGCGCACGCGTTCCAGCTCCGTATCGACGGTCCCGAGCCGGTCGAGACGTGACAGGTCCACCACCACGCCCGGCCCCACGGCGCCGGCGGCCATACCGCTCCCGGAGCCGCGCGGAATGAGCGCCGCCCCCGTGCGCTTGGCCCACGCCACCAGCCCGCCCACGTCATCGGCATCGGCCGGCACCGCCACCGCCGCCGGCAGGCAGCGCGCAATACCGGCTCCCTCGGCGTAGAGCGCCCGCGCCAGCAGGTCCGTGCGGAACTGCCCGCGAAATCCGGACGGTGCATCGGCAGCGGTGAGGTGGCTCAGGTCAGCGGGCACGGGGCAGCAGGCGGGAAGGGTGCCGGAACGGCCGTGACTCGGCACGTCCGGACTCGTATCTTTCACGGAATATGCCCCTTCCCGCACCGGTTTCCGAGGCGCTCGCGCGGCGCGATGCCGCGCGTTTCTGCGAGGCCATTCTGCCCGCGGTCTCGCGCACCTTCGCCCTGGGCATCAAGGCGCTGCCCGGGGATCTGGGACAGGCCGTGCTCGATGCGTACCTGCTGTGCCGCATTGCCGACACCGTCGAAGACGCCCCCGGTATCGACCCGCAGGTCAAGGCGGCGCTGTTCGACGACTTCCTGGCGGCCTTCGACGACGCTGCCGCGCTCGCGCGCTTCACCAATGGCGTGCAGGGGCTGACCGGTGATCTCGCGCACCTCACGCTCACCAGGAACACGCCGCTGGTGTTCGCGCACTTCGCACAGCTCCCATCCAACACGCAGCAACTGGTGCGAAAGTGGGTGGCCGAGATGGCGGTCGGCATGCGGAAGTTCGTGCTGCTCTATCCCGACGGCATCCGCATCCAGACCATCGACGAGTACAAGGAGTACTG
Coding sequences within:
- a CDS encoding DUF1501 domain-containing protein, which produces MNRRVFLKGGALSLLTLGLSPSFLRRTAAAMALPARDTGKTLIVLFQRGAADALNVLVPFGDPGYYSARPQLAIGSPARGNGALGAIDLDGFFGLHPAMASFKPLWERGLLAPIHAVGSPSATRSHFDAQDYMETGTPDRKGTPDGWLNRYLAVKGTCESCAPTGAPAGGSPFRAVAMSAQTPRMLEGASAVVAMNAIEEFSIRANGGDAEQRLEALYRTGRSDVVHGSGRDMFEALKVLRAANPQQYRPAPGAVYPRSPFGQRLLQIAQLIKAGVGLEVAFADVGGWDTHVNQGAAQGQLANRLRDFSDAVGALVTDLGDRMDDVVILTCSEFGRTVRQNGTGGTDHGHAGAMFVIGGRVRSGTVHGRWPGLAREQLYEGRDLALTTDFRSVFSEITSRHLGVADTSAVFPGYRGGSGGSGGSGGSGWLGVLG
- a CDS encoding DUF1800 domain-containing protein, coding for MGHRRASGPAAETAPPPSALREQTVDQQVQHVLNRLAFGARPEDVDAVRRLGVDRWIAQQLQPERLADHATDSLLRRYRTLAYSADRLLAEFPPPAVALAAAVRRGDGPLTAVDSQRLRQQARQSGQALGELASSRVARAVLTERQLEEVLVDFWENHFNVFAGKDRTRYFLNDFDRTVRQHAMGDFRALLGAVAKSPAMLYYLDNWQSVADSGRPVLQPIPPQRAARRAQAVRRAVQPRGATSEQMARVEALQRRRRGLNENYARELMELHTLGVDGGYTQQDVVEVARALTGWTLERGAQGGGFVFRPQAHDAGAKTILGVRFPAGRGQEEGEAVLDLLAYHPRTAEFIARKLVQRFVSDSPPPALVARAAERFRLSRGNIRETVRTIVTSPEFFSADAYRAKVKSPFELVVSALRALDAAPDVTARTAQLVSRLGQPLFGHQAPNGYPETGEAWMNTGAILNRINFGLTVAGDRVPGVRLAQWPLYDSLRTLDRPAQVDGVIRALLGGAVSSDTRAVLILGRNPFLAARGGADALMALDGADSTDAPDPMTPAMRPRRRGNLAGSASTPTGLAQIVGLALGAPEFQRR
- the thyX gene encoding FAD-dependent thymidylate synthase encodes the protein MPLSDRAILREPTVTVLARPQFSEPGHLPVQWIGEATDGERLAEYAGRLCYMSQRNPAGRDTREYLENIKKQGHGSVLEHANYSLLLEGISRSLTHELVRHRAGFAYSQLSQRYVDESDAQFVMPPAIIGDAPLEDAWTAQVGSALDSYVGLVEQLMSRYAWVDDKVHRRKMAREAARGVLPNSTETKIVVTGNARAWRTMLELRSSEAAELEIRRLAVLTLRVLQQEAPAFFSDFEIYAASDRREAARITYHKV
- a CDS encoding MarR family transcriptional regulator — translated: MPSDRPSSRSVQQEIQQTRPFRSRTQEATIALLRTASVVSRRYARLVEPQGLSLAQYNVLRILRGAGSEGLPTLAIRDRMIDEGSTVTRLLDKLEQAALVTRDRSRPDRRQVLCRITPHGEALLAQLDPAMDAADTEVMSVLAPEQLADFIELLASVRTGGG
- a CDS encoding FAD-linked oxidase C-terminal domain-containing protein, giving the protein MPADLSHLTAADAPSGFRGQFRTDLLARALYAEGAGIARCLPAAVAVPADADDVGGLVAWAKRTGAALIPRGSGSGMAAGAVGPGVVVDLSRLDRLGTVDTELERVRAGTGALRGVIDRAARTQRLRFPVDPSSGAFCTIGGMLATNAAGARTLRFGATRPWIVGVRCVFDDGSDAWVHRDRLLPLHVPAVRRLVRALEEIGRRVPADLLVHAGVRKESSGYGVAAALAPGGHLVDLLVGSEGTLAFFTEVEVALLPVATSTATVLATFGSLEAATECAGRAAALGVTACELLDRTFLSVAARGRATGVPTNAEAVLIAEVEGDTTDSCRGYLSSLMQSWRSSGAMELHAGLDPEAEQRLWALRHAASPILSQLAPQLRSMQFIEDSCVPPSHFPAYVRGVRDLLDRAGVMGVIFGHAGDAHAHVNPLVDTTRPGWRETVESVLLDVCNLTARLGGTLAGEHGDGRLRAPLLDRVWGLEARAAFAHVKDAADPSGVLNPGCKVATPGAVPFEVLRHDPAAPALPAEAAAALADIERTRDWSRFRLGTALAPTAG